TCGACGTATCAACGGCAGTTGCAACGCTTGCTTCCAAGAGAAGTTGACGTTTAGGCCTGCCTTGCGCCAGCTCCACATAGCACCCCGGCGTAATCTGTGTAACCCATTGTTTCAAGAAAAGGATCACCTATGTATGTAAGGTTTAAGTTTACCTATCAGGTCTAAGGAAGACGCCATCCCTTGTTGGTGGGTGTATCCGATCCAGCAACGCCGCCAGCCGGGTATGTCCAGCGCGCCTCGCTGCGGCTGCCGCTTGCCTTGCGCCAGCTTCACACAGCGTCCCGGCGCTCCACCGCGCCAGTACGATGGCTGTTTCGACGTGGCCTGCTGCACTTGCTACCATCTGGAAAATATGGTtgcaatagttaaaaaaagtacattttcttaaatcttttaaatcttttaaattttcagtttcataattcaatatttttttatcgtttataAGTGTTTCGTGGCTTAATATTTGCTGTTGTTTACAGTGctcgtgttttttatttattgagttGTGCACttaagagtatttgtattgtattgtatttaatgataatAGTATACTCAAGGAAGGCCATCAGTGTACACATCTAGCTGATAGATAGAGAGTTTTATTTCTTGAAGATCTCTTAAAGATTGTTTGCAACATGTAAACAGATTCCGGCTTGCGTATGTTCATGATGCCAACCCAAatctcatcattcgcttgcccttgtcccattcacttggggtcggcgcagcatgtctttttcttccatacctctctgtcacccgtcatctcatcattcacttgcgttagtttcatatcatctttcacacagtccatccaccttttcctcggttttcctctcctcgtacctccctccacattcattcttaatacctttctcgtcacatgactttcatccctccgcatcacatgcccgtaccatgctaggcgatttgcccttactttttctgttatataCCCCAACCCAAATCTAAAAGCAAAATTTCCAACTCACCAAAGGCGTACAGTTTTCACTGTCCCTCGCTCCCAAATTGACCTCCTTCTCCAGCGCCAAGCTCGAGTCATCTTGCTTCCACCGCAACAGCACCGTGGTTAGTTTAGTGAAGCCCAGCGCTGCAGACAGGTGGAGGATGGTGGAACCTTCTTCGCCAGGTTCGGTGGTGAAGCCCTCCGAGTTGCCGGAGGAACGGGAGCTTAAGTTCCGGCAGAAGGAGACGAGTCGCTCTTCGAACTTAGGATTGGAATAAAGCTGCACGTCCTCTATCTGGAAATGGGTGtgtgtttattagttttcaccgTCATTGACATAATTTTATCGGAATTTGTAGATGATTACAAAACCCCGTTATCAATTTTGCAATTGCAAATCGGGGTTGGCAAAAGTATATAACATAGGGAACCCTAACTTCGCCTATGGTATCCAACTTCGCCCAAGTAAAGTATTATTTTCACACAATAATAGATATCCACTGAATGCACAATAAAAAAGACAAGCCTTTTTTTTGGTACTGTATGATTACAAAATATCGCTCGCAATGCTGGAGCAGCGTCAAACCGTCTTCACTCGAGTCTACTTTGCCAGATGTATAATAATGTTACAAAAGTTTACTTACTTGATTACCATCGTCCATCGGTTCAATCTTGACCTGCAGTCTTCCATGCAGCCGATGTAAGCGCTGCAATAGCGAAAACCGCCTGAAGTCCAGCGATGGCAGAGGAGCGGACGCAGGGGATGGTGCCGTGGCCGGACCAGCCTTATACTCGAAGACTACGGTATCGGagaccactcggccaccacGAGCGACTTGGAGTGCTGCTAGGCCGGCTTCATGTGCTGAAATGAGATgtacaaatattgttttaaaaggTCCAAAAGGATATACAGTCTGGCATGCTCTGATTGAGCATCGATCGACTAGGATCAGTGACACGAGGTTTTTACAGTTTTGCGCAAGAGATGTTTAAAGCGACCTAAAGGATGATTTAGACTTAgaaagggagcgcagggcgTTGGCGGTTCGGAGTAATATGATTacccgcaggtttgctcgttgcTCACATGATGTAAAAATCACACTATTTAAATCATACTGTCAATCCTTgtacacgagcagcctgtgggtccGTACACGAAACGAGCATACAACGCCTTGCGCGTACAGTACAACAATTCTTTTAGAATGCTGATGGGACTGCCCAGCAGGTGCTCTGCATCGGGCATGTTTGTGACAGCTCGCACGGATGGTTTTGAGActatattacgtaaaaatatagtCTCATTACTAAGTCGTGTGAGATgtagtcccaacagcattctaagaGAAATTGCCGATAGGTTTGATTGTCCGATCCTCAAGCACTGGACCGAGCAAATTAAAAgtgtatttcaatttataatataagtaggtacctataaatgtttattatcggattaacaattattattattcaattaaaagtaaaactaaaagtaactaagaataacaacttataaataaaaaataaaaaaattacctattgtattaaatactaacactagattaagattttgcttgtagtactaacactaacactctatggatgcatttgtccgaaaaaaagaaattttattattattatttattatttattattaaattcaatGAATTAATATGTCAAGCGACGAACataaatgtcattattattaaaattagttATTGATATTAAGAACTGCTTAAAccttatctgtgaaaatatttatctttaaaagtttttattaacttTCTGATAGTGCAACGGATGATCGATAAGATGATCCGAAAAGTGAATAACATAACTTTGGTTGACCTTTTTCAGAAGAGTAATCTTACCTGGACAATGCACCCCGGCAGTCTATTCTGCACCAATGCTTAAGAGACACTAAACAAACAGCAGCAGCAGGGGGCAAGTTGCCAAACAGCACAGCATACAGATACGACGTGTCAGTTCAAGGTCCCGCCACGACCAACTTTATTCGACCTCCAATCACGCATACTCGAGACAGCACCAGGTAATTCTGAGGCAGAAAATTAATGAAACTCACCTGGACAATAACACCTCAGCAGTCCATTCTGCACCAATATCGACGGGACAGGAAAATTGTCGAACAACACAGTATACTGATCCGAAGTGTCAGTCCAAGGTCCCGCTACGAGCACCTTCACTCCGCCTTCGGGATACGCCCATTCCGGGCAATAATCGGTAATGCTGAGCGCTCCTTCGCTGCTCTCAGTCTGCATTTTCTCGTTGGCTTCTTCGGTTGGAGGGGATTTGCCGCGTATCGGCTGGAAAGTCAAACGTTAGTGTTATTTGAAATGCAAATAGTTAAGTTTACTAGCTTTTCAAACACAACAAGACCAAATTCTTTAATGTTTGATTCGAAAAATAAAAGGTAAAGTGATTGGTTAGCTTTGATTGCATCTGGCTGTGATTGTCAAGTTAAATCGATATAAAGAACTAAGAGAGCCAATTATTCAAATCAAAGATTAAAGTGTTACTTCgaaatttatcaataaattttaagcataaagttttattaatacTAACAATATTAACAATTGGATATGAAAATCATACTTACCAAATGATGAGTCGATATCGTACTAGGGTCCAAAACTTCCAGTTCCGGAAAGTCTCCTAACATATCAAAAGCATCCAAATTTACGAACACATTATCATCCACGACATGAGTCGGGGATGCTACAGCCTCACAACTCTCTATAAAATCCATAGTATCGATACCTGATACCATAACATTAGCAGTCTCGGTCACTCTCACAGCACTTCTATCTAGTTCACATGTAGGCATATTGGCTGATAAGGTTTTCTGTATGTCTTCATGTGATAGTTCTAGCGTTTCATCAAAAAATGCGCTCGAAGGACCTAAATGTCCATCTGTACCGAGCAGTATTAACGTATCATCACAGTTATCAGTAAGTATTTTACTTTCTAATCGCTCCACTAAATCTGGATATCTCGATGGGGTCGCAGGAGCACTCGCGATCATTTGATTCCTACTCCGCGGCTCCATTTTAATTTTCCTATCAAAAGTTTCTATATTCACTTTCTCTTCAACTGGTTCTATTTCGTACGTTGAAGATTCAGTGTTCTGGATACACGAAGACGGCTGGCTATCGGGAATTTCCCTCTTCAATACAAACGTTGGTTTGTACTGATGTCGGTACCTGTCTCTGGGTTCTTCACAGACGAACGAGGTCACAGATAATGGTGAGACTAGTGAGGAATGTTGTTGACTGCTATTGCCTGCTCCGTTTAAGATTAATAAGCCCCCGCCTCCTTGTATTTGTCCTAGTGACAGAAGGAGTGGGGATGCGCTGTGTGTCGGTTGAGTGGATCTGTGTTCTCTGGTGTATTGTCGAGGTGGGTGAGACATGGGTCTTGTGGAAGGTCCGGTTGTGGAAGATACGTGGTGGTCTGACGCTGGTGCTTTGGTAGATTGGATTCTGCGTAAAGGATGAACGCATGTTCTTGAGTCTTGGCAAGTGGAGTCCGGACAGCCACATTCCAGTTGTCTCGCTAAAGCTGCCGCCCTCGCAGCTCGCTGCTTTTCCATCAGCTGCCCGACGATGGCCTCCACCGTTTCCGCCGTCTGAAACATTTTGCCCTGACATttgattaaaattgaaaattctatagccagtacaaagttttaagaTAGGATGCTTACTGTGATTTCCAGTTCACTATTGATGTCGGGCTCATCTTCGCTGAagactgaaataaatgaaaatatattcgTTATTGTTTTTCGTGTACATCGTGTTTTACTGGGAggtattagatagatagactcAGAGAAATAGATAttaaaagtaggtaagtttGTTATTAGGAACGACAAattcaattaataaaaatataaacaatatttaaacaCGGGATATCTACAACTAGCTACATCTTAAGAATGACTTAGCGCGAGTCATTGGTCAATGGTATGGGCCCGGGCCGGGGCGCCCGATACTTTAGTTTTCTatgaaagcatcacgtgatcaccgatcacctgtcatagaaaaataagtttcGGAAGCCATGTCCCTGGCCCGGGtagtgtgagtcatccttttTCATATTGTTTAGTAAAAATTGTCCAAAAACGGCAACCGGAATGTTTTTACTCAAAAAATtgtcttaaattaaaaaataatttaaaaataagtagtTTTTGTGTCCAcaatttagtatttagtattacaTTATTGCATGCCTTATTTAAGGTACAAACATTGTTGATACTGAATAACTTTGTAATCCACCATTACTGTACATATTATTggcaaaataaatgatttactttactttacttatttCACCAAAATTCAGTGTTAAATATTAAACCAATCCCATTGAAAACTCCTTGAATTAATAATCACCCAAACAAATTAAACGAAATAATCATCAGTATTTATGAGAGCACGGATTAATACCGTacaatgaaattgaaattcCCGATTTCATAAATATTCAACGAGGGGAAATTTTCTGTAACTTCTTCTGTTTtacaattatttgaatttagaaGTGAGAAAGCTTcttgattatgatttaaaacAGTTATTCTAAATTCGtcgaattgttttttttagacgactgttacaaatattacagtATTCGGGAGGGGATTGCTATTGATTTTAGGTAAAGAACGGGAGAAAATATTGTTTTGCCAATATTTACTGAACTTTCGTTGGGATAAACTTTCCTTTGACTAATAAATCACACAAAGGGTCAGACGGTCGTGgtaaattataagtataattattcaGAAAACTAAGACTACTGTTATAACAACTTGGGCATACATTACATGACGTTATACGAATAgcatttacataatatttacatacctatttcGAGGTTAATGATGTTATTATATTATGCTAAAATGTGAAGAATCCAAACTAACTAACTGATGGCGAGAGAAAGATTTTCAACTCTCTCGCAGTAAAGTTCAATATAGTTGTGCCAGTTAGTAGAATATTACCAGCGTATGACGATGACTAGACAGGAGTTAGTACACGCGctgataataataatgttctGCTGATCGGCACCATACTCATCATCATAACTATTAAACCTacagattaatttaattttcttcaCAACCCACAGCGCCAGAttattttctatagaaaacagTATATTCATTACCTATACTTATCTATCAAGGTTCAAAGCAGTAAGAACAAGTTCATCATTAATATCCCCTATTTCAACCCGTCAACacgttatgttatgttatgtactTTCATCACATTAACATTTTCATCATCTTCTATGAATGTGAcatttaaatcatcatcataaatACGAGTATACTTACACATAGGCTTAAGCTGACTGACGAGTTCATCCTTCGTCCACTCCTTCTTATCCGCCCACAGCGCCAGAGATGGCGCCACCGTCGCCAGCTTATTATCATCAGGATACGGCACGTTCAGGTAGTGCACCAGCACTATGTCGGGGTTCTGTGAAGCGAAGTTCTACATTTACTTTTGTTGCTACTGCCAAGGTCTAAGTTTGTAAGTAGTGATTGTAAACAAAGAAAGGTGTTTTTGTTTAATGATGTCTTGAATCTCGTTGGTGACAAATAACAATATTGCTCTTGTCATGGCAAGCAATTACCGTCGCCTATAAACGTTTGCAACTCCAAGGGTTTTACAGACACTTCTTTTTTGAAGTGCACTTTTTTttgagtttgttgccggtcccatattgggataccctcctacaatttaggagggaattaaatcttctcgggtccgaggtgtagggttggagccggcgtaggtTTTATCgcgtctatatatatagctttacttgggaaaaaataataataataattgtagtgtataactagacttatgaaccgattttgcatgtacaaccagccttaaagtttatagtctatgattgttcattatttttagtatgtgggtatttttgcactttgtaatttttcctcagtcacccgttgaccacgaacgctgtaaagggttcgaaacgtcgggatttcatagttttatttcataggtaCATACTTGTTCACGTATGGATTAAAAGAAGAATTCGATGCAATTACATGCCTAAATTTCATTACTTGTTGTTAAACCTGGAATAAGTACAGGTTCACTTAACATTACTTTAACAGTACTAgtactagtgcgggaatgagcactttccgtgcttatgtcgaaagtttaagaagccatatatgtactgtaaaacgttgtactaaTAGATAATTCGCAACGCGtgtcggtcgtgttttaatttattaccaCTAGtttgttgcgaatttcctactctccgcacttgtatcgtaaataactattaatcgtTATGGCCGCTTCGTAATCAAGTCTATACAAAAATCGAGTCCAACGTAATGAGCTACTTTAATACACGGAAGCCATTGAAAATCACTGAACAGGTCATTACGCCAGAATGCCCTGCAAACTATTATCTATGGTGTAAATGTGGAACACGAAGTTTAATTGAACTTTATTGAATGGCTTGGTATTTGACATCATGGAACTTTGTTCATAATCTGAAGTTATTGTCATGCTATTTTAATCACTGAGCTGTTAttaataaaagtttaaatatttaaattcaaaatttgtatacctcaaataaaatagaaccttaatattgtcttcggttatcgcgatagttactcatgaaataaaactataaaaacggattatatcgcgtatattgaatttataatacatcccgacgtttcgaaccctttacagcgttcgtacagtcacccgttgaccacgaacgctgtaaagggttcgaaacgtcggtatgtattataaattcaatatacgcgatataatccgttttcatagttttatttcaaaaatagaacCTTAACAAaactacataaaactaaaaaaagggaaagattaaaactaaaactacaactaaacttttaaataaaaactggcTCCAACTGGGTGCCTTGTGGCAAGGTGCCTAGAAGGCTGGCGGCCGGAATTGCCGCGCTGGATCTGCCAGCCTGCCTTCATGTCACCTGTCGCCTCCACGAGGCGCTTCgccagttcagttcagtttccTCACGGCCCGAGGGTTTCCACCCCAAACGGCTCAAACATACAGCCAGAATCACTGTCATTAACTATTAGTGTCTTTACATCACAGTTTTTAATATGAAAAGCTCTTAGTTATGATAATGTGGGCAATAATAATTATGGACTTGTTAAATATGAAacatttaaatataggtataagaaGGAATTCTCAAACTTTATACCACGATACACCATCTTTATAGCCGCCATTGAGTACTTGTATGTTTGACGTTCCAGAAGTTTTGTGATAGAATTTTTGTTAAAGTGAAACTGCATTTTTACTCTACCATCCTCCATTGACAAAAACATGTCATTAAGCCCGGCTGTACCTATTAAACTCGTCCATAAATGCATCACCACCCCAAGTAATTTTGCTGTTGAAAGTAGGCCAGATACGCCTTTCTGAAGAAAGGCAGTCAGTTCCTAATATCTCAAGAAAACTCGTAAAATTAAACACTCGTGCTCTATGCTTAGTGACATGTAAAAATTTAGTGGAAGAATTCGCTGCTAGTTACTAAAGAGAATGTGGATAACGAGCGAACATCACGGTCGTAAAAAACCCTACCAGTAGTACCAATCCACCCCAAAAAAACCTAAACGACAAACATTGAAAAGTAACATAAGACTTTTTAAATCTAGATTCAAATGGAAGGGCATAAAACAGTAACTGAACAAGCACTAAATCGACTCACGCagttaaactaaaataaagtaatacacaatattttaatttccaaCGCGAACTGTAAAACGTAGTACGCCGTAATAACTATCCATTTGTCTTCAAAATGGCGGCAATAAACATGGCGGACATTATTTATGTAATGGCCGCAGCCTAGGGTTGGCACTTCACACGTGTgctttattgttgtttttgtggTTTTTCATTAACAACGATTAAAGTGTAATGTTAACAACGGCTGCTTTTATGAGGTTCAGATTTTTTAACCAGTTGCTGTATTTTATGTAGTAATTGTTAGTTGTACTGAGGTTAAATTAATTGTGTTTCTCTGAATAACAAATCGTGCAGACACCTTTTTTATTGTGATGCATAAATCTGAAACGATTGGACATTTAGAATGTTCGTaatttatggagccaattacgTTTACTCTGGCGGACCTATGTGATTCGCTTTTTTCCGACGAGGCGtatttctaatttttacaatatttatcaATAAAGTGGTAGGTGCAGCTACCATCAGATACATATTTTGGAGCAACCTTTTTCCATTATTGGCATTTTTTAATTACCGTTAATTTGTTGCCAAATTGCACATACGTCGTCAGGTGACAACTAAAAATTACAAGTTACTACTACGAGTTCAGAGTCATAGTGAACCGTAGTAGTAGCAAtacaaggttgatttttgttaagagcccttattccctggagcattcatcgatttcacgaaataacactcaatagatggcgttgacgcgcggtacgcgagcgccggcaactataacgcgttttgaacgcagagaagaataatcttgatctgTGTCGATTTCAacagcaagtaacattatttttattgttatagccactcttttattttattttatatgcatggtagtagtaatttcagtttattatgttaagaacatatacatacttgtacccagagatgaccagggtgcatagccaagatgccaaccgtttaggtacttatagtttacattaaaaccaaatctgcagctggcctctgaaatgggtaatagaaacgcgatccgtatgtctttcattttccaaatgaccagggtgcctagccaagatgccaaccgtttatgctccgtagcaaacgaaacgtaactgtctctgccgcactaatattgaagagtgatagagagagattacgctattgttcgcttcggaacgaacgactggaatcttggctaggcactcgggtttagtacctacagtttacgttaaaaccacttaaaaccaaatctgtagctggccactgaaatgggtaatagaaacgcgttccgcatgtgttttgctttccagataatcagagtacctagccaagatgcggGTAATTTCTCTCTATCCCTCTTCCATATtaatgcgacagagacggttgcgattcgttcgctacgaagcgtaaacggttggcatcttggctaggcaccctggtcatctgcaaaacgaaacacatacggaacgcgtttctattacccattacagtggccagctatagatttggttttaacgtaaactataataggtacctatacctgggtgcctagccaagatgccagtcgttcgttccgcagcgagcGATAGGGTAAtcgctctctatcactcttgcatattagtgcgacagagacggttgcgtttcgttcgctacggagcgtaaacagttggcatcttggctaggcaccctggtcatctgcaaagcaaAACatatacggaacgcgtttctactacccattcagaggccagctacagatttggttttaatgtagactataggtacctaaacggttggcattttggctaggcaccctggtcacctggaaagcgaaagacataaggaacgcgtttctactacccattttagaggccagctacagatttggttttaatgtaaattatattatagatacctaaacggttggcatcttggctaggcaccttggtcatctggaaagggaaagacatacggaacccgtttctactacccatccagaggccagctacagattagGTTTTAATGtaacctaaacggttggcatcttggctaggcaccttggtcatctggaaagggaaagacatacggaacccgtttctactacccattcagaggccagctacagattttgttttaatgtaaactataggtacctaaacggttggcatcttggctaggcaccctggtcatctagaaagcgaaagatacaaggaacgcgtttctacgacccattttagaggccagctacagatttggttttaatgtaaattatattctaggtacctaaacggttggcatcttggctaggcaccttggtcatctggaaaggaaaagacatacggaacccgtttctactacccattcagaggccagctacagatttggttttaatgtaaactataggtacctaaacggttggcatcttggctaggcaccctggtcatctagaaagcgaaagatacaaggaacgcgtttctatgacccattttagaggccagctacagatttggttttaatgttaactatattctaggtacctaaacggttggtatcttggctaggcaccttggtcatctggaaagggaaacacatacggaacccgtttctactacccattcagaggccagctacagatttggttttaatgtaaactataggtacctaaacggttggtatcttggctaggcaccttggtcatctggaaagggaaacacatacgg
The window above is part of the Cydia strobilella chromosome 12, ilCydStro3.1, whole genome shotgun sequence genome. Proteins encoded here:
- the LOC134745923 gene encoding calmodulin-binding transcription activator 2 isoform X2, whose protein sequence is MLLYSRKKVRYRRDGYCWKKRKDGKTTREDHMKLKVQGTECIYGCYVHSAILPTFHRRCYWLLQNFASQNPDIVLVHYLNVPYPDDNKLATVAPSLALWADKKEWTKDELVSQLKPMFFSEDEPDINSELEITGKMFQTAETVEAIVGQLMEKQRAARAAALARQLECGCPDSTCQDSRTCVHPLRRIQSTKAPASDHHVSSTTGPSTRPMSHPPRQYTREHRSTQPTHSASPLLLSLGQIQGGGGLLILNGAGNSSQQHSSLVSPLSVTSFVCEEPRDRYRHQYKPTFVLKREIPDSQPSSCIQNTESSTYEIEPVEEKVNIETFDRKIKMEPRSRNQMIASAPATPSRYPDLVERLESKILTDNCDDTLILLGTDGHLGPSSAFFDETLELSHEDIQKTLSANMPTCELDRSAVRVTETANVMVSGIDTMDFIESCEAVASPTHVVDDNVFVNLDAFDMLGDFPELEVLDPSTISTHHLPIRGKSPPTEEANEKMQTESSEGALSITDYCPEWAYPEGGVKVLVAGPWTDTSDQYTVLFDNFPVPSILVQNGLLRCYCPAHEAGLAALQVARGGRVVSDTVVFEYKAGPATAPSPASAPLPSLDFRRFSLLQRLHRLHGRLQVKIEPMDDGNQIEDVQLYSNPKFEERLVSFCRNLSSRSSGNSEGFTTEPGEEGSTILHLSAALGFTKLTTVLLRWKQDDSSLALEKEVNLGARDSENCTPLMVASAAGHVETAIVLARWSAGTLCEAGARQAAAAARRAGHTRLAALLDRIHPPTRDGVFLRPDSLSQKGRAGSLESNLVKRPSIDSGINMADAFRSSSAIDKPDGKSTARWERSMSLPLDSDNSEDSLLDSKIGRRMDLALCETLPRRAASPLIDVEALSDPEPEPPPAPGEQDDRVFTLAEQIIAAMPERIKNESSSLLGCGLDGGSGGGEDTLMVPLLDDSTSFTSDFSFEFCDNTYRTYCGGSTPCSSGSVSPGSALSPPPPSPRASSLPTAPSATLQEFLNATTHFSSLTLNDREQRELYSAAITIQKAYRQYRGRQLQRRAAAAAITIQNCYRRYKQFAYLKQMHCAATVIQRGYRSHRERRLAHQSTATIKRTYSQRRQNQAARKIQQFMRQSKINTWEEFSTNIAERASRKREGGPAIAGCPPKLSAAHHQYTHAQ
- the LOC134745923 gene encoding calmodulin-binding transcription activator 2 isoform X3, with translation MLLYSRKKVRYRRDGYCWKKRKDGKTTREDHMKLKVQGTECIYGCYVHSAILPTFHRRCYWLLQNPDIVLVHYLNVPYPDDNKLATVAPSLALWADKKEWTKDELVSQLKPMFFSEDEPDINSELEITGKMFQTAETVEAIVGQLMEKQRAARAAALARQLECGCPDSTCQDSRTCVHPLRRIQSTKAPASDHHVSSTTGPSTRPMSHPPRQYTREHRSTQPTHSASPLLLSLGQIQGGGGLLILNGAGNSSQQHSSLVSPLSVTSFVCEEPRDRYRHQYKPTFVLKREIPDSQPSSCIQNTESSTYEIEPVEEKVNIETFDRKIKMEPRSRNQMIASAPATPSRYPDLVERLESKILTDNCDDTLILLGTDGHLGPSSAFFDETLELSHEDIQKTLSANMPTCELDRSAVRVTETANVMVSGIDTMDFIESCEAVASPTHVVDDNVFVNLDAFDMLGDFPELEVLDPSTISTHHLPIRGKSPPTEEANEKMQTESSEGALSITDYCPEWAYPEGGVKVLVAGPWTDTSDQYTVLFDNFPVPSILVQNGLLRCYCPAHEAGLAALQVARGGRVVSDTVVFEYKAGPATAPSPASAPLPSLDFRRFSLLQRLHRLHGRLQVKIEPMDDGNQIEDVQLYSNPKFEERLVSFCRNLSSRSSGNSEGFTTEPGEEGSTILHLSAALGFTKLTTVLLRWKQDDSSLALEKEVNLGARDSENCTPLMVASAAGHVETAIVLARWSAGTLCEAGARQAAAAARRAGHTRLAALLDRIHPPTRDGVFLRPDSLSQKGRAGSLESNLVKRPSIDSGINMADAFRSSSAIDKPDGKSTARWERSMSLPLDSDNSEDSLLDSKIGRRMDLALCETLPRRAASPLIDVEALSDPEPEPPPAPGEQDDRVFTLAEQIIAAMPERIKNESSSLLGCGLDGGSGGGEDTLMVPLLDDSTSFTSDFSFEFCDNTYRTYCGGSTPCSSGSVSPGSALSPPPPSPRASSLPTAPSATLQEFLNATTHFSSLTLNDREQRELYSAAITIQKAYRQYRGRQLQRRAAAAAITIQNCYRRYKQFAYLKQMHCAATVIQRGYRSHRERRLAHQSTATIKRTYSQRRQNQAARKIQQFMRQSKIKSIVGWMPMKSTSPSHHPSPNGLLKSRITRMDHTECIPTTTSLYTDPAYLMWYKRRIGYRQ
- the LOC134745923 gene encoding calmodulin-binding transcription activator 2 isoform X1, which encodes MLLYSRKKVRYRRDGYCWKKRKDGKTTREDHMKLKVQGTECIYGCYVHSAILPTFHRRCYWLLQNFASQNPDIVLVHYLNVPYPDDNKLATVAPSLALWADKKEWTKDELVSQLKPMFFSEDEPDINSELEITGKMFQTAETVEAIVGQLMEKQRAARAAALARQLECGCPDSTCQDSRTCVHPLRRIQSTKAPASDHHVSSTTGPSTRPMSHPPRQYTREHRSTQPTHSASPLLLSLGQIQGGGGLLILNGAGNSSQQHSSLVSPLSVTSFVCEEPRDRYRHQYKPTFVLKREIPDSQPSSCIQNTESSTYEIEPVEEKVNIETFDRKIKMEPRSRNQMIASAPATPSRYPDLVERLESKILTDNCDDTLILLGTDGHLGPSSAFFDETLELSHEDIQKTLSANMPTCELDRSAVRVTETANVMVSGIDTMDFIESCEAVASPTHVVDDNVFVNLDAFDMLGDFPELEVLDPSTISTHHLPIRGKSPPTEEANEKMQTESSEGALSITDYCPEWAYPEGGVKVLVAGPWTDTSDQYTVLFDNFPVPSILVQNGLLRCYCPAHEAGLAALQVARGGRVVSDTVVFEYKAGPATAPSPASAPLPSLDFRRFSLLQRLHRLHGRLQVKIEPMDDGNQIEDVQLYSNPKFEERLVSFCRNLSSRSSGNSEGFTTEPGEEGSTILHLSAALGFTKLTTVLLRWKQDDSSLALEKEVNLGARDSENCTPLMVASAAGHVETAIVLARWSAGTLCEAGARQAAAAARRAGHTRLAALLDRIHPPTRDGVFLRPDSLSQKGRAGSLESNLVKRPSIDSGINMADAFRSSSAIDKPDGKSTARWERSMSLPLDSDNSEDSLLDSKIGRRMDLALCETLPRRAASPLIDVEALSDPEPEPPPAPGEQDDRVFTLAEQIIAAMPERIKNESSSLLGCGLDGGSGGGEDTLMVPLLDDSTSFTSDFSFEFCDNTYRTYCGGSTPCSSGSVSPGSALSPPPPSPRASSLPTAPSATLQEFLNATTHFSSLTLNDREQRELYSAAITIQKAYRQYRGRQLQRRAAAAAITIQNCYRRYKQFAYLKQMHCAATVIQRGYRSHRERRLAHQSTATIKRTYSQRRQNQAARKIQQFMRQSKIKLQNARAENGRVVLRSPDAHQNFLQHTTSIRMPNRKVDYLAPRSPMDADDDLLLELLFKM